A region from the Lolium perenne isolate Kyuss_39 chromosome 4, Kyuss_2.0, whole genome shotgun sequence genome encodes:
- the LOC127296206 gene encoding probable disease resistance protein At1g61300 translates to METQLAAVLASLALGGALIVLLFGKWWQPLADGDKRVKELDDAVEALLQLRADLLKQLDGAPEPEQPRAWLRRVQDAQDEVGSIKARHDAGQLYVVRLLHYFLTTGPVAGLAEKQLKIVRAIQEQGAALLEAALATPQAPPPLLLQPEELELPPGTGSARACLNDALRFLGDCDAALGVWGAGGVGKTTLLRQVRDVCGRVAPFFDHVFLVAASRDCTVADLQSEVVAVLGLREAPTEQAQAAGILSFLRDKSFLLLLDGVWERPDLERVGIPQPFGVVAGRVRKVIVSSRSEAVCADMGCRNKIKMECMNEEDAWSLFEANVGEEAIRGGTQISTLARQVAEECKGLPLFLATIGRAMSNKRTPEEWGNALDKVKKSQLMSTTLSDKSTQALVKFCLDNLESDTVRECLLTCALWPEDHNISRDELVQCWIGLGLLPNHDDVDEALRFGHTVVSVLESSRLLEQGDNHRYNMSPSDTHVRLHDVVRDAVLQLAPSKWLVRAGVGLREPPRDEALWRDAQRVSLMHNVIEEAPAKAGGALSDAQPVSLMLQCNHALPRKMFQAIQHFTTLTYLDLEDTGILDTFPMEICCLVNLEFLNLSKNRILALPMELSNLSQLKYLHLRDNYYIQITIPPGLISRLGKLQVLELFTASIVSVADDYIAPVIDELETTGARMPSLGIWLDNTRDVQRLARLAPGVRTRSIQLRKLDGARSLELLSAEHAAELGGVQECLRELVVYSADIEEIVADAHAPRLEVVKFGFLTRLRVMEWSHGAASNLREVALGACHSLTHMTWVQHLPCLELLNLSGCNGMTRLIGGVADGGSPAGELLTFPRLRLLALLGLPKLEAIRSDGGECSFPELRRLQARGCSRLRCIPMRPVASGQGKVRVEGDKHWWNGLQWASDDVKSCFVPVLL, encoded by the exons ATGGAGACGCAGCTCGCGGCCGTGCTCGCCTCGCTCGCCCTCGGCGGCGCGCTCATCGTGCTCCTCTTCGGCAAGTGGTGGCAGCCGCTGGCCGACGGCGACAAGCGCGTCAAGGAGCTGGACGACGCCGTCGAGGCCCTGCTGCAGCTGCGCGCCGACCTGCTCAAGCAGCTGGACGGCGCTCCCGAGCCGGAGCAGCCGCGCGCGTGGCTGCGGCGCGTGCAGGACGCGCAGGACGAGGTGGGCTCCATCAAGGCGCGCCACGACGCCGGCCAGCTCTACGTCGTCCGCCTCCTGCACTACTTCCTCACCACCGGCCCCGTCGCCGGGCTGGCCGAGAAGCAGCTCAAGATCGTGCGCGCCATCCAGGAGCAGGGCGCGGCGCTGCTCGAGGCCGCGCTGGCCACGCCGCAGGCGCCGCCGCCCCTGCTCCTCCAGCCCGAGGAGCTGGAGCTCCCGCCCGGGACGGGGTCCGCCAGAGCCTGCCTCAACGACGCGCTCCGCTTCCTCGGCGACTGCGACGCCGCGCTCGGCGTCTGGGGCGCCGGCGGCGTGGGCAAGACCACGCTGCTGAGGCAGGTGCGCGACGTGTGCGGCCGCGTCGCGCCCTTCTTCGACCACGTCTTCCTCGTGGCGGCGTCCAGGGACTGCACTGTGGCGGATCTCCAGAGCGAGGTCGTCGCCGTGCTCGGCCTGCGGGAGGCGCCCACCGAGCAGGCGCAGGCTGCCGGCATCCTCAGCTTCCTCAGGGACAAGAGCTTCCTGCTTCTGCTGGACGGCGTGTGGGAGCGCCCGGACTTGGAGAGGGTTGGCATCCCGCAGCCATTTGGCGTGGTGGCCGGTAGGGTGAGGAAGGTGATCGTGTCATCCAGGAGCGAGGCGGTGTGCGCCGACATGGGCTGCCGCAACAAGATCAAGATGGAGTGCATGAATGAAGAAGATGCGTGGAGCCTGTTTGAAGCCAATGTTGGCGAGGAGGCCATCCGTGGCGGCACTCAGATCTCCACGCTAGCAAGACAG GTGGCTGAAGAATGCAAAGGCCTTCCTCTGTTCCTCGCCACCATCGGCCGTGCCATGTCGAACAAGCGTACACCAGAGGAGTGGGGCAATGCACTTGACAAGGTAAAGAAGTCGCAGCTCATGAGCACCACGCTCTCGGACAAGAGCACGCAAGCTCTAGTGAAGTTCTGCCTCGACAATCTGGAGAGCGACACGGTGAGGGAGTGTCTCCTGACCTGCGCGCTCTGGCCGGAGGACCACAACATCTCCAGGGATGAGCTCGTACAGTGCTGGATCGGCCTCGGCCTGCTCCCCAACCACGACGACGTCGACGAGGCGCTCCGGTTCGGGCACACGGTGGTCTCTGTCCTCGAGTCCTCGCGCCTCCTGGAGCAGGGCGATAACCACCGGTACAACATGAGCCCGTCTGACACGCACGTCAGGCTGCACGACGTCGTCCGCGACGCGGTGCTCCAGCTCGCGCCCAGCAAGTGGCTGGTCCGCGCCGGCGTCGGGCTTCGGGAGCCACCCCGCGACGAGGCGCTGTGGCGGGACGCGCAGCGCGTCTCGCTGATGCACAACGTCATCGAGGAGGCCCCTGCGAAGGCGGGCGGCGCGCTCTCAGACGCGCAGCCGGTGTCGCTGATGCTGCAGTGCAACCACGCCCTGCCGCGGAAGATGTTCCAGGCGATCCAGCACTTCACCACGCTGACGTACCTGGACCTGGAGGACACCGGCATACTGGACACGTTCCCGATGGAGATCTGCTGTCTGGTCAACCTGGAGTTCCTCAACCTGTCCAAGAACCGGATCCTGGCGCTGCCGATGGAGCTGAGCAACCTGAGCCAGCTCAAGTACCTCCACCTACGCGACAACTACTACATCCAGATCACCATACCCCCGGGTCTGATCTCGCGGCTCGGGAAGCTGCAGGTGCTGGAGCTTTTCACGGCGAGCATCGTCTCCGTCGCGGACGACTACATCGCGCCCGTCATCGACGAGCTCGAGACCACCGGCGCGCGTATGCCGTCGCTCGGCATCTGGCTGGACAACACTCGCGACGTACAGAGGCTCGCGCGACTGGCGCCCGGCGTGCGCACCCGGTCAATCCAGCTGCGCAAGCTGGACGGCGCGCGGTCCCTGGAGCTGCTGTCCGCGGAGCACGCGGCGGAGCTCGGTGGCGTGCAGGAGTGCCTGAGGGAGCTGGTGGTGTACTCGGCTGACATCGAGGAGATCGTCGCCGACGCTCACGCGCCGAGGCTGGAGGTCGTGAAGTTCGGGTTCCTGACAAGGCTCCGCGTCATGGAGTGGTCGCATGGGGCGGCGTCCAACCTCCGGGAGGTGGCCCTCGGCGCGTGCCATTCCCTGACGCACATGACCTGGGTGCAGCACCTCCCTTGCCTCGAGTTGCTCAACCTCAGCGGATGCAACGGAATGACCAGGTTGATTGGCGGTGTGGCTGACGGTGGCAGCCCGGCCGGCGAACTGTTGACGTTCCCACGGCTGAGGCTTCTGGCGCTACTGGGCCTACCGAAGCTGGAGGCCATCCGCAGCGACGGCGGGGAGTGCTCATTCCCGGAGCTGCGGCGgttgcaggccagggggtgctcgAGGTTGAGGTGCATACCGATGAGGCCGGTGGCGAGCGGGCAGGGCAAGGTGAGGGTGGAGGGCGACAAGCACTGGTGGAACGGGCTTCAGTGGGCGAGCGACGACGTCAAGTCCTGCTTTGTTCCCGTGCTACTCTGA